The following proteins are encoded in a genomic region of Mahella australiensis 50-1 BON:
- a CDS encoding uroporphyrinogen decarboxylase family protein, with protein MNARERWYNTYHYKNVDRVPNYEFGYWDETYDVWHKQGLPEYIDNEAKANEFFGFDYKEEAPINVDLCPHFEYTVLEETETHLIIRDVDGVKCEVKKDGTSSIPHFLEFPIKSRQDWNEFKKRLDPSSPARYPSNWEELKQKWANRDYPLGIHFGSLFGRLRDWMGLENIAVMMYDDPVLIEDMMEHLTELSLSVMEKALNEAQFDFASGWEDMAYNHGPMISPAMIKKYMVPRYKRITDVLHKHGIDVIYVDCDGDINEMVPLFLEGGINCMFPIEVNSGTDPVELRRKYGKDILLLGGVNKIELGKGKREIENEIKRIAPVVEEGGYIPHVDHRCPPTVSYENYLYYLELKRKAFCS; from the coding sequence ATGAACGCCAGGGAGAGATGGTATAATACGTATCATTACAAGAACGTGGACAGGGTGCCTAATTATGAATTCGGTTACTGGGACGAGACCTACGATGTATGGCATAAGCAAGGATTACCTGAATATATCGACAATGAGGCTAAAGCTAACGAATTCTTTGGGTTTGACTATAAGGAAGAAGCGCCGATTAACGTGGACCTTTGCCCCCATTTCGAATATACCGTATTGGAGGAGACCGAAACGCATTTAATTATACGCGACGTAGACGGTGTAAAGTGCGAGGTTAAAAAGGATGGCACGTCATCAATACCGCATTTTTTAGAGTTTCCGATAAAAAGCCGCCAGGATTGGAATGAATTCAAAAAGCGTCTGGATCCGTCATCTCCGGCCAGATATCCGTCAAATTGGGAAGAATTGAAACAAAAATGGGCTAACCGGGATTATCCGCTCGGCATACATTTTGGCAGTTTATTCGGGCGGCTCAGGGATTGGATGGGCCTCGAGAATATAGCTGTCATGATGTACGATGATCCGGTACTCATCGAGGATATGATGGAACACCTTACCGAATTGTCATTGAGCGTGATGGAGAAAGCGTTAAATGAGGCACAATTCGATTTTGCTTCGGGTTGGGAGGATATGGCTTATAATCACGGGCCCATGATATCTCCCGCTATGATAAAGAAGTATATGGTGCCGCGATACAAGCGCATAACCGATGTGCTGCACAAGCACGGTATAGATGTGATATATGTGGATTGCGACGGAGACATCAACGAGATGGTACCGCTTTTTCTGGAAGGCGGTATAAATTGCATGTTCCCGATAGAGGTCAACAGCGGAACCGATCCGGTGGAATTAAGGCGCAAATACGGTAAAGATATATTGTTGCTAGGTGGCGTCAATAAGATAGAATTGGGTAAAGGCAAAAGAGAGATAGAAAACGAAATAAAGCGTATAGCTCCGGTAGTGGAAGAGGGAGGCTATATACCGCATGTAGATCATCGGTGCCCTCCAACGGTGTCATACGAAAATTATTTATACTATTTGGAGCTCAAACGTAAGGCTTTTTGCAGCTGA
- a CDS encoding AraC family transcriptional regulator, which produces MIDFKLNFSADSESIPYTPSAAFLQLPFYLNVWGYFKAKAGYFTRREGQEDFLLINTVDGCGFLEYRGQRRTLYKNDIFFIDCRELQYYGTGPEGYWEFQWMHFAGSGCRPYFDIINGSGLNIIHLDDTSEITDVMSDIRNTINGTDFQADIKLSMLIMRIMTCLAIHSQKFYVGQYQHYTEIINNAIDYMRNHYHQPLDLSDIASAVHLSPFHFSRIFKGYTSTSPHEYLIRYRIDKSKRLLRDTDMSINEIALAVGFTNANNYIRDFKKLVGTTPSKFRRFWVE; this is translated from the coding sequence ATGATAGATTTTAAGTTGAATTTCAGCGCTGATTCCGAGTCAATACCATATACGCCTTCCGCGGCCTTTCTCCAATTACCGTTTTACCTGAATGTATGGGGCTATTTCAAGGCCAAAGCCGGCTATTTTACCAGAAGGGAAGGCCAAGAAGATTTCCTTTTAATAAATACTGTAGATGGGTGTGGATTTTTGGAATATCGCGGACAAAGGCGCACATTATACAAAAACGATATTTTCTTTATAGACTGTCGCGAGTTGCAGTACTACGGTACCGGTCCGGAAGGTTATTGGGAATTTCAATGGATGCATTTTGCCGGCTCAGGGTGTCGTCCTTATTTCGATATAATAAACGGTTCCGGTCTAAATATAATTCATTTAGATGATACCTCGGAGATCACCGATGTTATGAGCGATATACGCAATACAATAAATGGCACTGATTTTCAAGCCGATATAAAGTTGTCCATGCTCATAATGCGTATAATGACCTGCCTTGCTATCCACTCACAGAAGTTCTATGTGGGACAATATCAACATTATACCGAAATAATAAACAATGCCATAGATTATATGCGAAACCACTACCATCAACCGTTAGATCTATCGGATATAGCATCAGCCGTGCATTTAAGCCCGTTTCATTTTTCTAGGATATTCAAAGGTTATACCTCTACCAGCCCTCACGAATACCTGATCAGATACAGAATTGACAAAAGCAAAAGATTATTGAGAGATACAGATATGAGCATAAATGAGATAGCTTTGGCTGTAGGCTTCACTAATGCCAATAATTATATAAGGGACTTCAAAAAGTTAGTGGGGACAACCCCATCGAAATTTCGCCGATTTTGGGTGGAATAA
- the noc gene encoding nucleoid occlusion protein produces MLSLKGVIRDKPKGGDNAYDNSLILKIPIDAIRPNPYQPRKEFDMASLDELAQSIKQYGLLQPITVRRMGTSSYELIAGERRLRACKMINLTEIPAIVLDALEEDSAMLAMIENLQRENLNFIEEAEGYYSLLKDHNMTQEELAARIGKNQSTIANKLRLLKLPVEVKRMIVENNLTERHARALLRLPDPDLQIDALKQVIDKGLNVKKTEELVDRMVDKLCQPQPQNISLHKGRMIRAYKDIRLFINSLKQLIGSISDSGLNVTYDQQEKDDVVEITICIAKQ; encoded by the coding sequence ATGTTATCATTAAAAGGGGTTATAAGGGATAAACCAAAGGGGGGCGACAACGCATATGACAATTCGCTTATACTAAAGATACCCATAGACGCTATAAGGCCTAATCCGTATCAACCGCGCAAAGAGTTCGATATGGCTTCTCTGGATGAGTTGGCCCAGTCCATAAAACAATATGGTTTGCTTCAACCTATAACGGTGCGTCGTATGGGCACTTCTTCTTACGAGCTTATAGCGGGAGAAAGAAGGCTAAGGGCTTGTAAAATGATAAATCTGACAGAAATACCAGCTATAGTGCTGGATGCTTTGGAAGAAGACTCTGCCATGTTGGCTATGATAGAGAACCTCCAAAGAGAGAACCTGAATTTTATCGAGGAAGCTGAGGGCTATTACAGCCTGCTCAAGGATCATAATATGACTCAGGAAGAATTGGCCGCACGTATCGGCAAGAATCAATCGACCATTGCCAATAAGCTGCGTTTGCTCAAGCTGCCCGTCGAGGTCAAACGAATGATTGTGGAAAACAATCTTACCGAGCGCCATGCAAGGGCATTGTTGCGCCTCCCGGATCCGGATTTACAAATCGATGCATTAAAACAGGTAATCGATAAAGGACTAAATGTTAAAAAAACCGAGGAACTTGTGGATAGAATGGTGGACAAGCTGTGTCAGCCGCAACCTCAAAATATAAGCCTGCACAAAGGCCGGATGATAAGGGCTTATAAGGATATACGGCTGTTCATAAACAGTTTAAAGCAGCTTATAGGCAGTATAAGCGATAGCGGCCTAAACGTAACTTATGATCAACAAGAAAAAGACGATGTAGTGGAAATAACCATTTGCATAGCCAAGCAATAG
- a CDS encoding ParA family protein, whose translation MSKIIAIANQKGGVGKTTTNVNLSACLAVAGKKVLTIDIDPQGNTTSGLGVDKAKVEKSIYDVLINDMDITETIVPTNVENLSIIPSNIQLAGAEIELVSVLSREQRLKFAMEPIKQQYDFILVDCPPSLGLLTINALTAADKVLVPIQCEYYALEGLSQLMNTVKLVQKHLNPSLEVEGVVLTMFDARTNLSIQVVDEVKKYFRSKVYRTIIPRNVRLGEAPSYGLPIILYDPKCTGAEAYTDLAEEVIEATEDEEVI comes from the coding sequence ATGTCTAAAATAATAGCTATCGCTAACCAAAAAGGCGGCGTGGGGAAAACTACCACTAACGTCAACCTTAGCGCCTGTCTGGCTGTGGCAGGCAAAAAGGTGCTGACCATAGATATTGATCCTCAAGGCAATACTACCAGCGGGCTTGGCGTGGATAAGGCAAAAGTAGAAAAATCTATATACGATGTCTTAATAAACGATATGGATATAACAGAAACCATAGTTCCGACCAATGTTGAAAACTTATCCATAATACCGTCCAATATACAGCTAGCCGGCGCGGAAATCGAACTGGTATCGGTGTTGTCCAGGGAACAGCGCCTGAAGTTTGCCATGGAACCGATTAAGCAGCAATATGATTTCATTCTGGTGGACTGCCCGCCATCCCTCGGATTGCTCACTATAAATGCTCTGACGGCAGCCGACAAAGTACTGGTTCCCATACAATGCGAATACTATGCACTGGAGGGCTTGAGCCAGCTTATGAATACCGTAAAATTGGTTCAAAAACATTTAAATCCTTCGTTAGAAGTAGAGGGTGTGGTGCTCACCATGTTCGATGCCAGGACCAATTTATCTATACAAGTGGTAGATGAGGTAAAGAAATACTTTCGCAGCAAGGTATATAGGACCATCATACCGCGTAATGTACGGCTAGGTGAAGCGCCAAGCTACGGTCTGCCTATTATCCTGTACGACCCGAAATGTACGGGAGCCGAGGCTTACACCGATTTGGCCGAAGAGGTCATAGAGGCCACTGAAGATGAGGAGGTGATATAA
- a CDS encoding ParB/RepB/Spo0J family partition protein, with amino-acid sequence MPKRALGKGLQALIPESINETDEHEIQELRISDIDPNDLQPRKVFDENALSELAQSIKQYGVIQPITVKPVDDRYMIVTGERRWRAARIAGLKTIPAIVKEFNTKEILEIALIENLQREDLNPIEEAMALKTLIDDFDLTQEELAARVGKSRSAIANTIRLLNLPQSVQDMMMEGLLSAGHARALLSVESEELQQNLAKSAVEKGLTVRELEELIKHQNKEHNRSDKRNKDSYIPFQEYADSLSRMLGTKVNIVSGKRKGRIEIEYYDTEDLYRILDVLNK; translated from the coding sequence ATGCCTAAACGCGCATTGGGCAAAGGCCTTCAAGCTTTAATACCCGAATCTATAAATGAAACGGACGAGCATGAGATCCAGGAGCTGCGTATCTCAGATATAGACCCCAACGACTTGCAACCACGTAAGGTCTTCGATGAAAATGCGTTGAGCGAATTGGCTCAGTCCATAAAGCAATATGGCGTAATACAACCTATAACCGTCAAACCCGTCGACGACCGTTATATGATCGTAACAGGTGAGCGACGCTGGCGTGCTGCCAGAATAGCCGGCTTGAAAACTATTCCCGCCATAGTAAAGGAATTCAATACCAAAGAGATTCTTGAGATAGCGCTTATAGAAAACCTTCAAAGAGAGGATCTAAACCCTATTGAGGAAGCTATGGCCTTGAAGACGTTAATAGATGACTTCGACCTTACTCAGGAAGAACTGGCTGCGCGCGTCGGCAAAAGCCGTTCAGCCATAGCCAACACCATACGCCTGCTCAATTTACCGCAAAGTGTGCAAGACATGATGATGGAAGGTCTTTTGTCGGCAGGCCATGCCCGCGCTCTACTATCGGTTGAGTCGGAGGAGTTGCAACAAAACTTAGCCAAATCAGCAGTAGAAAAAGGGCTTACGGTGCGTGAACTCGAGGAACTTATAAAGCATCAAAATAAAGAGCACAATCGCTCGGATAAGCGCAATAAAGACTCCTACATACCATTTCAGGAATATGCAGATTCCCTGTCACGCATGTTAGGTACCAAAGTAAATATAGTATCGGGAAAACGAAAAGGCCGGATAGAGATTGAATATTACGATACAGAAGATCTTTATAGGATATTGGATGTATTAAACAAGTAG
- a CDS encoding phosphoribosyltransferase, with protein sequence MMFNNREQAGQLLAQELLRLSIENPIVIGIPRGGVIIAYQISSALHCPLDIIAPHKIPSPMDPEIAIGSVAPDGTVFYDETVIHIMHVHPDYLDAETRRQLEESQRRMQFYRRNRPYPDLKDKTVILADDGIATGMTLKAALHSIQSKEPAAIIIAVPVAPRETLKELRRRYKVICLHEPDTFYAVGQFYKDFEQVTDDMVIKLCDKIN encoded by the coding sequence ATGATGTTTAATAATAGAGAACAGGCTGGGCAGCTATTGGCCCAAGAACTATTGAGGTTATCTATTGAAAACCCTATAGTAATAGGTATACCCAGAGGAGGGGTTATCATAGCATATCAAATATCTTCGGCCTTGCATTGCCCGTTAGACATAATAGCCCCTCACAAGATTCCTTCTCCGATGGATCCGGAGATAGCCATCGGATCTGTGGCCCCCGACGGTACGGTTTTTTATGATGAAACAGTAATACACATTATGCACGTTCACCCGGATTATCTGGACGCGGAAACTAGACGCCAATTGGAAGAAAGCCAAAGGCGAATGCAGTTTTATCGCCGCAATCGTCCTTACCCTGATCTAAAAGATAAAACTGTTATATTAGCCGATGATGGTATAGCAACCGGCATGACATTAAAAGCGGCACTCCACAGCATACAAAGCAAAGAACCTGCGGCTATAATAATAGCCGTACCGGTAGCCCCGCGCGAAACCCTAAAGGAACTAAGAAGGCGTTATAAAGTGATATGCCTTCATGAGCCCGATACCTTCTACGCCGTAGGGCAATTTTATAAAGATTTCGAACAGGTAACCGATGATATGGTAATCAAATTATGCGATAAGATCAATTAA
- a CDS encoding tetraprenyl-beta-curcumene synthase family protein, protein MRVLQRNPGWQYEKKGIAPKGRAFSRRLGDGILAPGEFLYKSRKIYDFIFNVFPLVDKQLEVYAGIARHIPDKMLSKQALDSIATKKFHCQGGSIYALYPHTDGDKMIKFIVAYQTISDYLDNLCDRSGIFDETAFRNLHLAMTDALLPDEQYSDYYSYYPYSQDGGYLRYLVKECKNVINLIPAYDVIKDKILYLVGIYSDLQVYKHLTHDIREDKLIKWSAVHIDSSYPKLNWWEFAAASGSTLGIFVLVACAFDTNLRAETVQGIYDAYFPWICGLHILLDYYIDLYDDAENGDLNFVSYYNDNQDCEKHLKRFYTASLNAIARLNEASFHRMVVDGLLAMYLSDPKAMANEHLKCSKEIINTSENYARLLYRICKLIRRRGSL, encoded by the coding sequence ATGCGTGTACTGCAAAGAAACCCAGGTTGGCAATACGAAAAGAAAGGAATAGCGCCTAAAGGCAGGGCCTTCTCGCGGCGTTTAGGTGATGGAATATTGGCTCCGGGAGAATTTTTATATAAGTCCCGCAAAATATATGATTTCATATTCAACGTATTTCCTTTGGTTGATAAACAATTGGAAGTATATGCAGGCATAGCCCGGCATATACCTGATAAAATGTTATCCAAACAAGCCCTGGACAGCATAGCCACAAAAAAATTTCATTGTCAGGGCGGAAGTATTTATGCACTTTATCCACATACCGACGGGGATAAAATGATAAAATTTATAGTGGCTTATCAGACTATAAGCGATTATTTGGATAATCTATGCGACAGGAGTGGCATATTCGATGAAACAGCATTTAGAAATTTACATCTGGCAATGACCGATGCGCTTCTGCCCGACGAGCAATATAGCGACTATTACAGCTATTATCCGTACAGCCAAGATGGAGGTTATCTTAGATATCTTGTAAAGGAGTGCAAAAATGTTATAAATCTTATACCGGCATATGACGTAATTAAAGATAAGATATTGTATTTGGTTGGAATTTATTCCGATCTGCAGGTCTATAAACATCTGACACATGACATCAGGGAAGATAAATTGATCAAGTGGTCAGCCGTGCATATCGACTCCAGCTATCCCAAGCTCAATTGGTGGGAATTCGCCGCAGCAAGTGGTTCAACTTTGGGCATATTCGTACTGGTGGCATGCGCTTTTGATACAAACCTCCGTGCCGAAACCGTCCAAGGGATATACGATGCATATTTCCCATGGATATGCGGTTTACATATACTACTCGATTATTATATTGACCTATACGACGATGCTGAAAACGGAGATCTCAATTTCGTCAGCTACTATAACGATAACCAGGATTGCGAAAAACACCTAAAACGTTTCTATACGGCATCGCTGAATGCTATCGCACGTCTAAATGAGGCATCATTCCATAGAATGGTGGTGGATGGCCTTCTGGCTATGTACCTTTCCGATCCCAAAGCCATGGCAAATGAGCACTTGAAATGTAGCAAAGAAATCATAAATACTTCTGAAAATTATGCACGGCTCTTATACCGCATATGCAAGCTGATAAGGCGCAGGGGCAGCCTCTGA
- a CDS encoding cation diffusion facilitator family transporter: MSVYKEVKKVNVIVLVLNLLVAFGKIIVGYAINSMSMEADGFHSLTDASSNIIGLIGVYLSYKPQDKEHPYGHRKIETLVTLVIAIMLFAICYEIFSAVMGRFNRPTTVEASIFGFLVMLITISINMFVAAFERHKGKELGSDFLISDSMHTSSDIYVSLSVILSLVFTRLDIQWADIIVALFIGLMIGRAGYKILCSGIKVLLDTAVIDADEIAALVEQQEGIKSCHKIRTRGKQDDISVDLHVLVDKDMHIYDAHKLADAIEAKLREEYSGITDVTIHIEPS, translated from the coding sequence ATGAGCGTATATAAAGAGGTAAAAAAGGTCAACGTTATAGTGCTGGTGCTCAATCTTTTGGTGGCCTTTGGGAAGATAATAGTGGGCTATGCGATAAATTCCATGAGCATGGAGGCCGATGGCTTTCATTCCCTGACCGATGCATCTTCCAACATAATAGGCTTGATAGGCGTGTATCTCTCTTACAAGCCACAGGATAAAGAACACCCATATGGCCATAGAAAGATAGAAACCCTAGTAACGTTGGTAATAGCTATTATGCTATTTGCCATATGCTACGAAATCTTCTCCGCGGTTATGGGAAGATTCAACCGTCCTACGACGGTTGAGGCCAGCATATTTGGTTTTTTGGTAATGCTAATAACCATAAGCATCAATATGTTTGTAGCTGCCTTTGAAAGGCATAAAGGTAAAGAATTGGGGAGCGATTTCCTCATATCAGATTCAATGCACACCAGCAGCGATATATATGTATCATTGTCGGTAATATTGAGTCTGGTTTTCACCCGCCTTGATATACAATGGGCTGATATAATTGTAGCTTTGTTTATCGGTCTGATGATAGGTCGGGCCGGATACAAGATACTGTGCTCGGGGATCAAGGTGCTTCTGGATACTGCTGTAATCGATGCCGATGAGATCGCCGCTTTGGTGGAACAGCAGGAAGGCATCAAATCATGCCATAAAATAAGGACCAGGGGCAAACAGGATGATATAAGCGTGGATCTCCACGTACTAGTCGATAAAGACATGCATATATACGATGCTCATAAACTGGCCGATGCCATAGAAGCCAAGCTAAGGGAGGAATACAGCGGTATCACCGATGTTACTATTCATATAGAACCGAGCTGA
- a CDS encoding polyprenyl synthetase family protein: MIQVEEHDIPQISRGLVCVENELLHAIGESDYRIRNMLSGLFNGGKRIRPRLVLLSGMCFGELDEKMIHAAVAAELIHTASLVHDDIIDMSDYRRNNPTINSISGNHVAVLAGDFLFAKAFEILSEHELINSMLYFVNAIQNMCSGEIVQSYRRFDIRVTEQDYMDYIDKKTASLICACCMAGAQSAGAGSHEINLMGSFGYKIGRAFQITDDILDVTGNKKTLGKSVAQDITEGDISLPFIYLLAESDNSDRYADKLNKESLNEDLKQILINEAICSGAVDKAQSKARQYVDEAVELLYEIPYSIYRQALIALTLNLIGRQC; the protein is encoded by the coding sequence ATGATACAGGTTGAGGAGCATGATATACCACAGATAAGCCGGGGTTTGGTATGCGTAGAAAACGAACTGCTGCATGCGATAGGGGAAAGCGACTATAGGATTCGCAATATGCTCAGCGGCCTTTTTAACGGCGGCAAGAGAATAAGGCCCAGACTGGTCCTGCTATCGGGCATGTGCTTCGGCGAATTGGATGAGAAAATGATACATGCGGCGGTTGCGGCTGAGCTTATTCATACGGCGTCGCTGGTTCACGATGATATCATCGATATGTCGGATTACAGACGGAATAATCCGACTATAAACAGTATTTCCGGCAATCACGTCGCCGTATTGGCCGGTGATTTTCTTTTTGCTAAGGCATTTGAGATTCTGTCAGAGCACGAACTTATAAACAGCATGCTTTATTTCGTAAATGCCATACAAAATATGTGCTCGGGAGAGATAGTGCAATCTTACAGAAGGTTCGACATACGCGTGACCGAACAGGATTATATGGATTACATAGACAAAAAGACGGCGTCTTTAATATGCGCATGTTGTATGGCTGGCGCCCAAAGCGCGGGAGCCGGCAGTCATGAAATAAATCTGATGGGGTCGTTTGGATATAAGATAGGCCGTGCATTTCAGATTACGGACGATATCCTCGATGTCACGGGGAATAAAAAGACACTCGGTAAATCTGTTGCCCAAGATATAACCGAAGGCGATATAAGCTTACCGTTTATTTATCTATTGGCGGAAAGCGATAACAGTGACAGGTATGCGGATAAATTAAATAAAGAGTCATTGAATGAAGATTTAAAACAAATCTTAATAAACGAAGCAATATGCTCGGGTGCGGTTGACAAGGCGCAAAGCAAGGCCCGACAGTACGTAGACGAGGCAGTTGAATTGTTGTATGAGATACCGTATAGTATCTATAGGCAAGCCCTCATAGCGCTGACGCTCAATCTCATCGGAAGGCAGTGCTGA